The Sulfitobacter sp. W027 nucleotide sequence CTCACCGCAGGCATGGGCGGCGACATCGTCCTTGGCTCGCCTGAGGCGCCCTTGCCGCTGAACGAAGACGCCACCGATTTGATCGGTGCCACGGAACGTCTAGTTCATGTGGAGGAACTGCTACCGGAAATCTGCACGCTCGATTGCGGCACGATGAACTTTGCCGAAGCCGACTACGTCATGACCAACACGCCCGGAACCCTGCGCACCATGGCGCGGCGCATTCAGGCGGCGGGCGTGAAACCAGAGATTGAGGTTTTTGATCTGGGCCATCTTTGGCTTGCCAAAACGCTGGTTGACGAAGGGCTGATCGACGACCCGGTCTTGGTTCAGCTTTGCATGGGCATTCCCTATGGTGCGCCAAACGACCTCAATTCAGTTATGGCAATGGTCAACAACATCCCCGCAGGCTGGTGCTATTCAATGTTCTCTATCGGGCGGATGCAGCTGCCCTTTGCCGCCCAAGCGGTGCTAGCGGGGGGCAATGTGCGCGTCGGTCTTGAAGACAACATCTGGCTGAACAGGGGCGTGCCAGCCTCCAACGGTGATCTGGTGGAACGTGCCGCGACGATGCTCTCGGCGATGAACGTCAACCTTCTGACCCCGGCTGAGGTGCGCAGCAAATTAAACCTGAAAAAACGCTGGTAAATCCGGTGCAACAAAAAGGCGCAAAGCGCCGCAAACAAGGGAGATTTCGATGACTATATCCAATTTCAACCGCCGTGGTTTCTTGCGGACGAGTTCGGCCGCGGCCTTGGCCTTGGGCCTTGCCCCTGCCGCTTTGGCCCAACCTGCTCCCAAACGGGGCGGCAGCGTGCGGATCGGTAGCTCAGGCGGCGCGACCTCTGACACGCTTGATCCGGCCACCACCTATGGCGGCGTGGTTGCTTTGGGTATGCTGGCGGTTTGCAACACGCTTGTTGAGGTCGATGCGGCGGGCAAGGCCCAGCCCGAACTGGCCGAAAGTTTTGAAGCCAGCGTCGATGCGGCGACTTGGACCTTCCGGCTGCGCAAGGCCAATTTCTCCACCGGCAAACCAGTCACGGCGCGTGATGTGATCGCCTCGTTCAATCACCACCGGGGCGATGACACGAAATCCGGCGCCAAGGAACTGCTAAAGCAGGTCAAGGAAATCCGCGCTGATGGCGACAATGTCGTGGTGTTCGAACTTGACAGCGGCAACGCCGACTTCCCCT carries:
- a CDS encoding 3-keto-5-aminohexanoate cleavage protein; the protein is MNWDTFITCAVTGSGQSHTKSDKIPVTPAEIAAACVEAAQAGAAIAHVHVRDPETGAPSRDTALYREVVARVRDSGTDVVLNLTAGMGGDIVLGSPEAPLPLNEDATDLIGATERLVHVEELLPEICTLDCGTMNFAEADYVMTNTPGTLRTMARRIQAAGVKPEIEVFDLGHLWLAKTLVDEGLIDDPVLVQLCMGIPYGAPNDLNSVMAMVNNIPAGWCYSMFSIGRMQLPFAAQAVLAGGNVRVGLEDNIWLNRGVPASNGDLVERAATMLSAMNVNLLTPAEVRSKLNLKKRW